A section of the Mangifera indica cultivar Alphonso chromosome 12, CATAS_Mindica_2.1, whole genome shotgun sequence genome encodes:
- the LOC123192419 gene encoding beta-xylosidase/alpha-L-arabinofuranosidase 2-like isoform X2, which translates to MKRALKFFVMIHITLFCLCWRIVGAQSSPVFACDVASNPSLGSLGFCNSSLGIDLRVRDLVKRLTLKEKIGFLVNSAGAVTRIGIPKYEWWSEALHGVSYIGPGTHFSSLIPGATSFPQVILTAASFNASLFEAIGRVVSTEARAMYNVGLSGLTFWSPNVNIFRDPRWGRGQETPGEDPLLASKYATAYVTGLQKSDDNDPNRLKVAACCKHYTAYDLDNWKGINRYHFNAVVTKQDMEDTFQPPFKSCVTDGKVASVMCSYNQVNGKPTCADPDLLAGVIRGQWKLNGYIVSDCDSVDVFYNQQHYTKTPEEAAAKAILAGLDLNCQSFLGQHTEAAVKAGLVNESAIDKALFNNFATLMRLGFFDGDPRKQLYGKLGPKNVCTPQNQELAREAARQGIVLLKNTAASLPLSATAIKNLAVIGPNANVTKTMIGNYEGNPCKYTTPVQGLAALVSTTYQPGCSNVQCSIAQVDEAKKIAASADATVLVMGADQSIEAESRDRTDLLLPGQQQLLITQVAMAAKGPVILIIMSGGGFDLSFAKNDEKITSILWVGYPGEAGGAAIADVCFGLYNPSGRLPMTWYPQSYVEKVPMSSMNMRPDASHRYPGRTYRFYTGETVYSFGDGLSYSNFNHQLLKAPKQLYVPLKESHICYQSNCKSVDAVEKSCQNLNINIHLRVKNNASISGSHTVFLFSTPPHVHNSPQKHLIAFEKVFLKGQQESVVKFKIDGCKDLSVVDENGNRKIAVGHHVLHVGSLKHLLNVRI; encoded by the exons ATGAAGAGAGCACTCAAGTTCTTTGTTATGATTCATATAACCCTTTTTTGTTTATGCTGGAGAATAGTTGGGGCGCAGTCGTCGCCGGTTTTCGCTTGCGATGTTGCGAGCAATCCTTCGTTGGGGAGCTTGGGGTTCTGCAATTCTTCCTTGGGGATAGATTTGAGAGTGCGAGACTTGGTGAAGAGATTGACATTGAAAGAGAAAATTGGGTTTTTGGTTAATAGTGCCGGTGCTGTTACTAGAATTGGAATACCAAAATATGAATGGTGGTCTGAGGCTTTGCATGGAGTCTCTTACATTGGTCCAGGGACTCATTTTTCTAGTCTTATTCCTGGAGCTACGAGTTTTCCTCAGGTTATTCTTACTGCCGCTTCCTTCAACGCTTCTCTCTTTGAAGCCATTGGAAGG gtcgTCTCAACTGAAGCAAGAGCTATGTACAATGTGGGACTATCTGGATTAACATTTTGGTCACCAAATGTTAACATATTTCGAGACCCCAGATGGGGAAGAGGCCAAGAAACTCCAGGAGAAGACCCTTTACTCGCAAGTAAATATGCAACAGCTTATGTTACAGGTCTGCAAAAGAGTGATGATAATGACCCAAATCGGCTTAAGGTTGCTGCATGCTGTAAACATTATACAGCCTATGATTTAGATAACTGGAAAGGGATTAATCGCTACCATTTTAATGCTgtg GTAACAAAGCAAGATATGGAAGATACGTTTCAACCACCATTTAAGAGTTGTGTTACTGATGGGAAAGTGGCTAGTGTTATGTGTTCTTATAATCAAGTTAATGGTAAGCCAACATGTGCTGACCCAGATCTGCTAGCAGGTGTCATCCGAGGCCAATGGAAATTAAATGg ATACATAGTTTCTGACTGTGATTCAGTTGATGTATTCTACAATCAACAGCACTACACCAAGACCCCCGAAGAAGCTGCTGCTAAAGCTATTTTAGCAG GGTTGGATCTCAACTGCCAATCTTTCCTAGGCCAACATACAGAGGCAGCTGTTAAAGCAGGACTTGTTAATGAATCGGCCATTGACAAAGCCTTGTTCAACAATTTTGCTACTTTGATGCGACTTGGGTTCTTCGACGGTGACCCAAGAAAGCAACTTTATGGGAAGCTTGGCCCCAAAAATGTGTGTACACCACAGAACCAGGAGCTCGCTCGGGAAGCTGCAAGGCAAGGAATAGTACTCCTCAAGAACACTGCTGCATCACTTCCTCTATCTGCCACTGCCATCAAAAACCTGGCAGTAATTGGACCCAATGCCAATGTCACAAAGACCATGATTGGAAATTACGAAG GCAATCCCTGCAAATACACAACGCCTGTGCAGGGCCTTGCAGCTCTGGTTTCGACAACTTATCAGCCGGGTTGTTCCAATGTGCAATGCAGCATTGCACAGGTTGATGAAGCTAAAAAAATTGCTGCCTCGGCAGATGCGACCGTGCTCGTAATGGGTGCTGACCAGTCGATTGAGGCAGAGAGCCGCGACCGGACTGACCTCCTTCTTCCAGGACAGCAGCAACTGTTGATAACTCAAGTTGCAATGGCAGCCAAGGGACCTGTGATTCTCATTATAATGTCAGGAGGGGGATTTGACTTATCATTTGCCAAAAACGATGAGAAAATTACAAGCATTCTATGGGTTGGTTACCCTGGAGAAGCCGGTGGAGCTGCCATTGCTGATGTTTGTTTTGGACTATATAATCCAA GTGGACGGTTGCCAATGACTTGGTATCCACAATCATATGTTGAAAAGGTCCCAATGAGTAGCATGAACATGAGACCAGATGCTTCACATCGGTATCCAGGAAGGACTTACAGATTTTACACAGGAGAAACAGTTTATTC ATTTGGAGATGGATTAAGCTATTCAAACTTCAATCACCAATTGCTTAAAGCACCGAAGCAATTATATGTGCCATTAAAGGAAAGTCACATTTGCTACCAATCCAATTGCAAATCAGTTGACGCTGTTGAAAAAAGTTGTCAAAACTTGAATATTAATATACATCTCAGAGTTAAAAACAATGCAAGCATAAGTGGGAGCCATACAGTATTCTTGTTCTCCACTCCTCCACATGTTCACAACTCTCCGCAGAAGCACTTGATTGCTTTTGAGAAAGTATTTTTAAAAGGGCAACAAGAATCGGTAGTGAAGTTCAAAATTGATGGGTGCAAGGATTTAAGTGTTGTTGATGAGAATGGAAACAGAAAGATTGCAGTGGGACACCATGTGCTTCATGTCGGCAGCTTGAAGCACTTATTGAATGTGAggatttga
- the LOC123192419 gene encoding beta-D-xylosidase 4-like isoform X1, which translates to MKRALKFFVMIHITLFCLCWRIVGAQSSPVFACDVASNPSLGSLGFCNSSLGIDLRVRDLVKRLTLKEKIGFLVNSAGAVTRIGIPKYEWWSEALHGVSYIGPGTHFSSLIPGATSFPQVILTAASFNASLFEAIGRVVSTEARAMYNVGLSGLTFWSPNVNIFRDPRWGRGQETPGEDPLLASKYATAYVTGLQKSDDNDPNRLKVAACCKHYTAYDLDNWKGINRYHFNAVVTKQDMEDTFQPPFKSCVTDGKVASVMCSYNQVNGKPTCADPDLLAGVIRGQWKLNGYIVSDCDSVDVFYNQQHYTKTPEEAAAKAILAGLDLNCQSFLGQHTEAAVKAGLVNESAIDKALFNNFATLMRLGFFDGDPRKQLYGKLGPKNVCTPQNQELAREAARQGIVLLKNTAASLPLSATAIKNLAVIGPNANVTKTMIGNYEGNPCKYTTPVQGLAALVSTTYQPGCSNVQCSIAQVDEAKKIAASADATVLVMGADQSIEAESRDRTDLLLPGQQQLLITQVAMAAKGPVILIIMSGGGFDLSFAKNDEKITSILWVGYPGEAGGAAIADVCFGLYNPSGRLPMTWYPQSYVEKVPMSSMNMRPDASHRYPGRTYRFYTGETVYSFGDGLSYSNFNHQLLKAPKQLYVPLEESHICYQSNCKSVDAVEKSCQNLNINIHLRVKNNASISGSHTVFLFSTPPNVHYSPQKHLIAFEKVVLQGQQESVVKFKIDGCKDLSVVDENGNRKIALGHHVLHVGSLKHLLNVRI; encoded by the exons ATGAAGAGAGCACTCAAGTTCTTTGTTATGATTCATATAACCCTTTTTTGTTTATGCTGGAGAATAGTTGGGGCGCAGTCGTCGCCGGTTTTCGCTTGCGATGTTGCGAGCAATCCTTCGTTGGGGAGCTTGGGGTTCTGCAATTCTTCCTTGGGGATAGATTTGAGAGTGCGAGACTTGGTGAAGAGATTGACATTGAAAGAGAAAATTGGGTTTTTGGTTAATAGTGCCGGTGCTGTTACTAGAATTGGAATACCAAAATATGAATGGTGGTCTGAGGCTTTGCATGGAGTCTCTTACATTGGTCCAGGGACTCATTTTTCTAGTCTTATTCCTGGAGCTACGAGTTTTCCTCAGGTTATTCTTACTGCCGCTTCCTTCAACGCTTCTCTCTTTGAAGCCATTGGAAGG gtcgTCTCAACTGAAGCAAGAGCTATGTACAATGTGGGACTATCTGGATTAACATTTTGGTCACCAAATGTTAACATATTTCGAGACCCCAGATGGGGAAGAGGCCAAGAAACTCCAGGAGAAGACCCTTTACTCGCAAGTAAATATGCAACAGCTTATGTTACAGGTCTGCAAAAGAGTGATGATAATGACCCAAATCGGCTTAAGGTTGCTGCATGCTGTAAACATTATACAGCCTATGATTTAGATAACTGGAAAGGGATTAATCGCTACCATTTTAATGCTgtg GTAACAAAGCAAGATATGGAAGATACGTTTCAACCACCATTTAAGAGTTGTGTTACTGATGGGAAAGTGGCTAGTGTTATGTGTTCTTATAATCAAGTTAATGGTAAGCCAACATGTGCTGACCCAGATCTGCTAGCAGGTGTCATCCGAGGCCAATGGAAATTAAATGg ATACATAGTTTCTGACTGTGATTCAGTTGATGTATTCTACAATCAACAGCACTACACCAAGACCCCCGAAGAAGCTGCTGCTAAAGCTATTTTAGCAG GGTTGGATCTCAACTGCCAATCTTTCCTAGGCCAACATACAGAGGCAGCTGTTAAAGCAGGACTTGTTAATGAATCGGCCATTGACAAAGCCTTGTTCAACAATTTTGCTACTTTGATGCGACTTGGGTTCTTCGACGGTGACCCAAGAAAGCAACTTTATGGGAAGCTTGGCCCCAAAAATGTGTGTACACCACAGAACCAGGAGCTCGCTCGGGAAGCTGCAAGGCAAGGAATAGTACTCCTCAAGAACACTGCTGCATCACTTCCTCTATCTGCCACTGCCATCAAAAACCTGGCAGTAATTGGACCCAATGCCAATGTCACAAAGACCATGATTGGAAATTACGAAG GCAATCCCTGCAAATACACAACGCCTGTGCAGGGCCTTGCAGCTCTGGTTTCGACAACTTATCAGCCGGGTTGTTCCAATGTGCAATGCAGCATTGCACAGGTTGATGAAGCTAAAAAAATTGCTGCCTCGGCAGATGCGACCGTGCTCGTAATGGGTGCTGACCAGTCGATTGAGGCAGAGAGCCGCGACCGGACTGACCTCCTTCTTCCAGGACAGCAGCAACTGTTGATAACTCAAGTTGCAATGGCAGCCAAGGGACCTGTGATTCTCATTATAATGTCAGGAGGGGGATTTGACTTATCATTTGCCAAAAACGATGAGAAAATTACAAGCATTCTATGGGTTGGTTACCCTGGAGAAGCCGGTGGAGCTGCCATTGCTGATGTTTGTTTTGGACTATATAATCCAA GTGGACGGTTGCCAATGACTTGGTATCCACAATCATATGTTGAAAAGGTCCCAATGAGTAGCATGAACATGAGACCAGATGCTTCACATCGGTATCCAGGAAGGACTTACAGATTTTACACAGGAGAAACAGTTTATTCATTTGGAGATGGATTAAGCTATTCAAACTTCAATCACCAATTGCTTAAAGCACCGAAGCAATTATATGTGCCATTAGAGGAAAGTCACATTTGCTACCAATCCAATTGCAAATCAGTTGACGCTGTTGAAAAAAGTTGTCAAAACTTGAATATTAATATACATCTCAGAGTTAAAAACAATGCAAGCATAAGTGGGAGCCATACAGTATTCTTGTTCTCCACTCCTCCAAATGTTCACTACTCTCCGCAGAAGCACTTGATTGCTTTTGAGAAAGTGGTTTTACAAGGGCAACAAGAATCGGTAGTGAAGTTCAAGATTGATGGGTGCAAGGATTTAAGTGTTGTTGATGAGAATGGAAACAGAAAGATTGCATTGGGACACCATGTGCTTCATGTCGGCAGCTTGAAGCACTTATTGAATGTGAggatttga